A stretch of the Euleptes europaea isolate rEulEur1 chromosome 14, rEulEur1.hap1, whole genome shotgun sequence genome encodes the following:
- the APLP2 gene encoding amyloid beta precursor like protein 2 isoform X7, which produces MFCGKLNMHVNIQTGKWEPDTAGTKSCFGTKEEVLQYCQEIYPELQITNVVEANQPVSIENWCKKGRKQCKGHTHIVVPFKCLVGEFVSDVLLVPEKCRFFHRERMDVCKSHQYWHTVAKEACLTEGMILHSYGMLLPCGVDQFHGTEYVCCPQSKIVDEALSKEEEEDEEEEENYDSYKSEFPTEADAEEFTAAAVEVDEDEEEEREEDEEEVVVDRDYYYDGYKDYNEEPPTEPGVEKSLSEKEIMNDVKTVCSQEAMTGPCRAVMPRWYFDIYKRKCVRFIYGGCGGNRNNFESEEYCMAVCKKMIPPTPVPTDDVDVYFENPADDNEHARFLKAKEQLEVRHHNRMDQVKKEWEEAENQAKNLPKAERQTLTQRFQAMVKSLEKEAASEKQQLVETHLARVEAMLDERRRIALENYLVALQTDPPRPHRILQALKRYVRAENKDCLHTIRHYQHVLQVDPEKAAQMKSQVMTHLHVIEERMNQSLSLLYKVPYVAEEIQSEIDELLQQQRDDMDHFTSSISESPVDVRVSSEESEESPLFDGKPFRPFQVKTFPASSESEGSGMADLDGLIGAEEKVINSKSKLDENVESDSSLRDDFSFSSSALIGLLVIAVAIATVIVISLVMLRKRQYGTISHGIVEVDPMLTPEERHLNKMQNHGYENPTYKYLEQMQI; this is translated from the exons ATGTTCTGTGGAAAGCTGAATATGCACGTGAATATCCAGACTGGGAAATGGGAGCCAGATACTGCAGGGACCAAGAGCTGCTTTGGAACAAAAGAAGAGGTTCTGCAGTACTGCCAGGAG ATCTATCCAGAGCTTCAGATTACGAACGTGGTGGAAGCAAACCAACCTGTCAGCATTGAGAACTGGTGCAAAAAGGGCCGGAAGCAATGCAAGGGCCATACTCATATTGTCGTTCCCTTCAAGTGTCTTG tgGGCGAGTTTGTCAGCGACGTCCTCCTGGTTCCAGAGAAGTGCCGGTTCTTCCACAGGGAGCGGATGGATGTGTGCAAAAGTCACCAGTACTGGCACACTGTGGCAAAAGAG GCTTGCTTAACCGAGGGGATGATCCTGCACAGCTACGGCATGCTGCTACCTTGTGGAGTAGACCAGTTCCATGGCACAGAGTATGTGTGTTGCCCGCAGTCCAAAATTGTGGATGAAGCACTttccaaagaggaggaggaagatgaagaagaggaagaaaactaTGATAGTTATAAAAG CGAGTTCCCTACCGAGGCAGACGCAGAAGAATTCACAGCGGCGGCCGTGGAGGTGGACGAGGACGAAGAAGAGGAGCGagaggaagatgaagaggaagTGGTGGTAGACCGGGATTACTATTACGACGGCTATAAAGATTACAACGAGGAGCCTCCGACAGAGCCGGGCGTTGAAAAATCTCTCTCCGAGAAGGAAATAATGAACGACGTGAAAA CTGTCTGCTCCCAGGAGGCGATGACAGGTCCCTGCCGGGCTGTGATGCCCCGTTGGTACTTCGACATATACAAGAGAAAGTGCGTTCGCTTTATATATGGAGGCTGCGGAGGCAACAGGAACAATTTTGAGTCAGAGGAGTATTGTATGGCGGTGTGTAAAAAGATGA TTCCTCCTACTCCTGTGCCTACTGACGATGTGGACGTCTACTTCGAAAACCCTGCAGATGACAATGAGCATGCCCGTTTCCTGAAAGCAAAGGAACAGCTAGAGGTTCGGCATCACAACCGCATGGACCAG GTTAAGAAGGAATGGGAAGAAGCAGAAAACCAAGCTAAGAATCTCCCAAAGGCAGAGAGGCAGACTCTCACTCAG CGATTCCAGGCCATGGTTAAATCGCTCGAGAAAGAAGCTGCCAGCGAGAAGCAGCAGCTGGTGGAGACTCACTTAGCCCGcgtagaagccatgctggatgaacGCCGCCGGATCGCTCTGGAAAACTACCTAGTTGCTCTGCAGACTGACCCCCCACGG CCCCATCGGATCCTCCAAGCCCTGAAGCGCTACGTCCGTGCCGAGAACAAAGACTGCCTGCACACAATTCGCCATTACCAGCACGTTTTGCAAGTTGACCCAGAAAAGGCTGCGCAGATGAAATCGCAG GTGATGACGCATCTCCATGTGATCGAAGAAAGGATGAATCAAAGTCTGTCCCTTCTCTACAAGGTACCTTATGTGGCTGAAGAAATCCAAAGTGAGATAG ATGAGCTGCTTCAACAGCAGCGGGATGACATGGACCACTTCACTTCTTCCATATCGGAATCCCCGGTGGACGTCCGGGTGAGTTCTGAAGAAAGTGAGGAGTCTCCCCTCTTTGATGGCAAGCCCTTCCGTCCGTTCCAGGTGAAAACGTTCCCGGCCTCATCTGAAAGTGAAG GGTCTGGCATGGCTGACCTTGACGGGCTGATTGGAGCGGAAGAGAAAGTGATCAACAGCAAGAGCAAGCTGGACGAGAATGTG GAAAGTGACAGTTCTCTGCGTGACGACTTCAGCTTCAGCAGCAGCGCTCTTATTGGCCTTCTGGTGATAGCGGTTGCCATAGCCACGGTGATAGTCATCAGCTTGGTGATGCTGAGGAAGAGGCAATATGGAACCATCAGCCATGGAATCGTAGAG GTGGATCCAATGCTCACCCCAGAGGAACGGCATCTGAACAAGATGCAGAACCACGGCTACGAGAACCCGACATACAAATACTTGGAGCAGATGCAGATTTAA
- the APLP2 gene encoding amyloid beta precursor like protein 2 isoform X3 — MFCGKLNMHVNIQTGKWEPDTAGTKSCFGTKEEVLQYCQEIYPELQITNVVEANQPVSIENWCKKGRKQCKGHTHIVVPFKCLVGEFVSDVLLVPEKCRFFHRERMDVCKSHQYWHTVAKEACLTEGMILHSYGMLLPCGVDQFHGTEYVCCPQSKIVDEALSKEEEEDEEEEENYDSYKSEFPTEADAEEFTAAAVEVDEDEEEEREEDEEEVVVDRDYYYDGYKDYNEEPPTEPGVEKSLSEKEIMNDVKIPPTPVPTDDVDVYFENPADDNEHARFLKAKEQLEVRHHNRMDQVKKEWEEAENQAKNLPKAERQTLTQRFQAMVKSLEKEAASEKQQLVETHLARVEAMLDERRRIALENYLVALQTDPPRPHRILQALKRYVRAENKDCLHTIRHYQHVLQVDPEKAAQMKSQVMTHLHVIEERMNQSLSLLYKVPYVAEEIQSEIDELLQQQRDDMDHFTSSISESPVDVRVSSEESEESPLFDGKPFRPFQVKTFPASSESEDSQPDLYHPMKKGSGMADLDGLIGAEEKVINSKSKLDENVVIDETLDVKEMIFNPERVGGLVEEPESDSSLRDDFSFSSSALIGLLVIAVAIATVIVISLVMLRKRQYGTISHGIVEVDPMLTPEERHLNKMQNHGYENPTYKYLEQMQI, encoded by the exons ATGTTCTGTGGAAAGCTGAATATGCACGTGAATATCCAGACTGGGAAATGGGAGCCAGATACTGCAGGGACCAAGAGCTGCTTTGGAACAAAAGAAGAGGTTCTGCAGTACTGCCAGGAG ATCTATCCAGAGCTTCAGATTACGAACGTGGTGGAAGCAAACCAACCTGTCAGCATTGAGAACTGGTGCAAAAAGGGCCGGAAGCAATGCAAGGGCCATACTCATATTGTCGTTCCCTTCAAGTGTCTTG tgGGCGAGTTTGTCAGCGACGTCCTCCTGGTTCCAGAGAAGTGCCGGTTCTTCCACAGGGAGCGGATGGATGTGTGCAAAAGTCACCAGTACTGGCACACTGTGGCAAAAGAG GCTTGCTTAACCGAGGGGATGATCCTGCACAGCTACGGCATGCTGCTACCTTGTGGAGTAGACCAGTTCCATGGCACAGAGTATGTGTGTTGCCCGCAGTCCAAAATTGTGGATGAAGCACTttccaaagaggaggaggaagatgaagaagaggaagaaaactaTGATAGTTATAAAAG CGAGTTCCCTACCGAGGCAGACGCAGAAGAATTCACAGCGGCGGCCGTGGAGGTGGACGAGGACGAAGAAGAGGAGCGagaggaagatgaagaggaagTGGTGGTAGACCGGGATTACTATTACGACGGCTATAAAGATTACAACGAGGAGCCTCCGACAGAGCCGGGCGTTGAAAAATCTCTCTCCGAGAAGGAAATAATGAACGACGTGAAAA TTCCTCCTACTCCTGTGCCTACTGACGATGTGGACGTCTACTTCGAAAACCCTGCAGATGACAATGAGCATGCCCGTTTCCTGAAAGCAAAGGAACAGCTAGAGGTTCGGCATCACAACCGCATGGACCAG GTTAAGAAGGAATGGGAAGAAGCAGAAAACCAAGCTAAGAATCTCCCAAAGGCAGAGAGGCAGACTCTCACTCAG CGATTCCAGGCCATGGTTAAATCGCTCGAGAAAGAAGCTGCCAGCGAGAAGCAGCAGCTGGTGGAGACTCACTTAGCCCGcgtagaagccatgctggatgaacGCCGCCGGATCGCTCTGGAAAACTACCTAGTTGCTCTGCAGACTGACCCCCCACGG CCCCATCGGATCCTCCAAGCCCTGAAGCGCTACGTCCGTGCCGAGAACAAAGACTGCCTGCACACAATTCGCCATTACCAGCACGTTTTGCAAGTTGACCCAGAAAAGGCTGCGCAGATGAAATCGCAG GTGATGACGCATCTCCATGTGATCGAAGAAAGGATGAATCAAAGTCTGTCCCTTCTCTACAAGGTACCTTATGTGGCTGAAGAAATCCAAAGTGAGATAG ATGAGCTGCTTCAACAGCAGCGGGATGACATGGACCACTTCACTTCTTCCATATCGGAATCCCCGGTGGACGTCCGGGTGAGTTCTGAAGAAAGTGAGGAGTCTCCCCTCTTTGATGGCAAGCCCTTCCGTCCGTTCCAGGTGAAAACGTTCCCGGCCTCATCTGAAAGTGAAG ATTCTCAGCCGGACTTGTACCATCCAATGAAAAAAG GGTCTGGCATGGCTGACCTTGACGGGCTGATTGGAGCGGAAGAGAAAGTGATCAACAGCAAGAGCAAGCTGGACGAGAATGTG GTAATTGATGAAACCCTTGATGTCAAGGAAATGATTTTCAATCCCGAGCGAGTCGGTGGACTAGTGGAGGAGCCG GAAAGTGACAGTTCTCTGCGTGACGACTTCAGCTTCAGCAGCAGCGCTCTTATTGGCCTTCTGGTGATAGCGGTTGCCATAGCCACGGTGATAGTCATCAGCTTGGTGATGCTGAGGAAGAGGCAATATGGAACCATCAGCCATGGAATCGTAGAG GTGGATCCAATGCTCACCCCAGAGGAACGGCATCTGAACAAGATGCAGAACCACGGCTACGAGAACCCGACATACAAATACTTGGAGCAGATGCAGATTTAA
- the APLP2 gene encoding amyloid beta precursor like protein 2 isoform X1: MFCGKLNMHVNIQTGKWEPDTAGTKSCFGTKEEVLQYCQEIYPELQITNVVEANQPVSIENWCKKGRKQCKGHTHIVVPFKCLVGEFVSDVLLVPEKCRFFHRERMDVCKSHQYWHTVAKEACLTEGMILHSYGMLLPCGVDQFHGTEYVCCPQSKIVDEALSKEEEEDEEEEENYDSYKSEFPTEADAEEFTAAAVEVDEDEEEEREEDEEEVVVDRDYYYDGYKDYNEEPPTEPGVEKSLSEKEIMNDVKTVCSQEAMTGPCRAVMPRWYFDIYKRKCVRFIYGGCGGNRNNFESEEYCMAVCKKMIPPTPVPTDDVDVYFENPADDNEHARFLKAKEQLEVRHHNRMDQVKKEWEEAENQAKNLPKAERQTLTQRFQAMVKSLEKEAASEKQQLVETHLARVEAMLDERRRIALENYLVALQTDPPRPHRILQALKRYVRAENKDCLHTIRHYQHVLQVDPEKAAQMKSQVMTHLHVIEERMNQSLSLLYKVPYVAEEIQSEIDELLQQQRDDMDHFTSSISESPVDVRVSSEESEESPLFDGKPFRPFQVKTFPASSESEDSQPDLYHPMKKGSGMADLDGLIGAEEKVINSKSKLDENVVIDETLDVKEMIFNPERVGGLVEEPESDSSLRDDFSFSSSALIGLLVIAVAIATVIVISLVMLRKRQYGTISHGIVEVDPMLTPEERHLNKMQNHGYENPTYKYLEQMQI, encoded by the exons ATGTTCTGTGGAAAGCTGAATATGCACGTGAATATCCAGACTGGGAAATGGGAGCCAGATACTGCAGGGACCAAGAGCTGCTTTGGAACAAAAGAAGAGGTTCTGCAGTACTGCCAGGAG ATCTATCCAGAGCTTCAGATTACGAACGTGGTGGAAGCAAACCAACCTGTCAGCATTGAGAACTGGTGCAAAAAGGGCCGGAAGCAATGCAAGGGCCATACTCATATTGTCGTTCCCTTCAAGTGTCTTG tgGGCGAGTTTGTCAGCGACGTCCTCCTGGTTCCAGAGAAGTGCCGGTTCTTCCACAGGGAGCGGATGGATGTGTGCAAAAGTCACCAGTACTGGCACACTGTGGCAAAAGAG GCTTGCTTAACCGAGGGGATGATCCTGCACAGCTACGGCATGCTGCTACCTTGTGGAGTAGACCAGTTCCATGGCACAGAGTATGTGTGTTGCCCGCAGTCCAAAATTGTGGATGAAGCACTttccaaagaggaggaggaagatgaagaagaggaagaaaactaTGATAGTTATAAAAG CGAGTTCCCTACCGAGGCAGACGCAGAAGAATTCACAGCGGCGGCCGTGGAGGTGGACGAGGACGAAGAAGAGGAGCGagaggaagatgaagaggaagTGGTGGTAGACCGGGATTACTATTACGACGGCTATAAAGATTACAACGAGGAGCCTCCGACAGAGCCGGGCGTTGAAAAATCTCTCTCCGAGAAGGAAATAATGAACGACGTGAAAA CTGTCTGCTCCCAGGAGGCGATGACAGGTCCCTGCCGGGCTGTGATGCCCCGTTGGTACTTCGACATATACAAGAGAAAGTGCGTTCGCTTTATATATGGAGGCTGCGGAGGCAACAGGAACAATTTTGAGTCAGAGGAGTATTGTATGGCGGTGTGTAAAAAGATGA TTCCTCCTACTCCTGTGCCTACTGACGATGTGGACGTCTACTTCGAAAACCCTGCAGATGACAATGAGCATGCCCGTTTCCTGAAAGCAAAGGAACAGCTAGAGGTTCGGCATCACAACCGCATGGACCAG GTTAAGAAGGAATGGGAAGAAGCAGAAAACCAAGCTAAGAATCTCCCAAAGGCAGAGAGGCAGACTCTCACTCAG CGATTCCAGGCCATGGTTAAATCGCTCGAGAAAGAAGCTGCCAGCGAGAAGCAGCAGCTGGTGGAGACTCACTTAGCCCGcgtagaagccatgctggatgaacGCCGCCGGATCGCTCTGGAAAACTACCTAGTTGCTCTGCAGACTGACCCCCCACGG CCCCATCGGATCCTCCAAGCCCTGAAGCGCTACGTCCGTGCCGAGAACAAAGACTGCCTGCACACAATTCGCCATTACCAGCACGTTTTGCAAGTTGACCCAGAAAAGGCTGCGCAGATGAAATCGCAG GTGATGACGCATCTCCATGTGATCGAAGAAAGGATGAATCAAAGTCTGTCCCTTCTCTACAAGGTACCTTATGTGGCTGAAGAAATCCAAAGTGAGATAG ATGAGCTGCTTCAACAGCAGCGGGATGACATGGACCACTTCACTTCTTCCATATCGGAATCCCCGGTGGACGTCCGGGTGAGTTCTGAAGAAAGTGAGGAGTCTCCCCTCTTTGATGGCAAGCCCTTCCGTCCGTTCCAGGTGAAAACGTTCCCGGCCTCATCTGAAAGTGAAG ATTCTCAGCCGGACTTGTACCATCCAATGAAAAAAG GGTCTGGCATGGCTGACCTTGACGGGCTGATTGGAGCGGAAGAGAAAGTGATCAACAGCAAGAGCAAGCTGGACGAGAATGTG GTAATTGATGAAACCCTTGATGTCAAGGAAATGATTTTCAATCCCGAGCGAGTCGGTGGACTAGTGGAGGAGCCG GAAAGTGACAGTTCTCTGCGTGACGACTTCAGCTTCAGCAGCAGCGCTCTTATTGGCCTTCTGGTGATAGCGGTTGCCATAGCCACGGTGATAGTCATCAGCTTGGTGATGCTGAGGAAGAGGCAATATGGAACCATCAGCCATGGAATCGTAGAG GTGGATCCAATGCTCACCCCAGAGGAACGGCATCTGAACAAGATGCAGAACCACGGCTACGAGAACCCGACATACAAATACTTGGAGCAGATGCAGATTTAA
- the APLP2 gene encoding amyloid beta precursor like protein 2 isoform X2 — MFCGKLNMHVNIQTGKWEPDTAGTKSCFGTKEEVLQYCQEIYPELQITNVVEANQPVSIENWCKKGRKQCKGHTHIVVPFKCLVGEFVSDVLLVPEKCRFFHRERMDVCKSHQYWHTVAKEACLTEGMILHSYGMLLPCGVDQFHGTEYVCCPQSKIVDEALSKEEEEDEEEEENYDSYKSEFPTEADAEEFTAAAVEVDEDEEEEREEDEEEVVVDRDYYYDGYKDYNEEPPTEPGVEKSLSEKEIMNDVKTVCSQEAMTGPCRAVMPRWYFDIYKRKCVRFIYGGCGGNRNNFESEEYCMAVCKKMIPPTPVPTDDVDVYFENPADDNEHARFLKAKEQLEVRHHNRMDQVKKEWEEAENQAKNLPKAERQTLTQRFQAMVKSLEKEAASEKQQLVETHLARVEAMLDERRRIALENYLVALQTDPPRPHRILQALKRYVRAENKDCLHTIRHYQHVLQVDPEKAAQMKSQVMTHLHVIEERMNQSLSLLYKVPYVAEEIQSEIDELLQQQRDDMDHFTSSISESPVDVRVSSEESEESPLFDGKPFRPFQVKTFPASSESEGSGMADLDGLIGAEEKVINSKSKLDENVVIDETLDVKEMIFNPERVGGLVEEPESDSSLRDDFSFSSSALIGLLVIAVAIATVIVISLVMLRKRQYGTISHGIVEVDPMLTPEERHLNKMQNHGYENPTYKYLEQMQI; from the exons ATGTTCTGTGGAAAGCTGAATATGCACGTGAATATCCAGACTGGGAAATGGGAGCCAGATACTGCAGGGACCAAGAGCTGCTTTGGAACAAAAGAAGAGGTTCTGCAGTACTGCCAGGAG ATCTATCCAGAGCTTCAGATTACGAACGTGGTGGAAGCAAACCAACCTGTCAGCATTGAGAACTGGTGCAAAAAGGGCCGGAAGCAATGCAAGGGCCATACTCATATTGTCGTTCCCTTCAAGTGTCTTG tgGGCGAGTTTGTCAGCGACGTCCTCCTGGTTCCAGAGAAGTGCCGGTTCTTCCACAGGGAGCGGATGGATGTGTGCAAAAGTCACCAGTACTGGCACACTGTGGCAAAAGAG GCTTGCTTAACCGAGGGGATGATCCTGCACAGCTACGGCATGCTGCTACCTTGTGGAGTAGACCAGTTCCATGGCACAGAGTATGTGTGTTGCCCGCAGTCCAAAATTGTGGATGAAGCACTttccaaagaggaggaggaagatgaagaagaggaagaaaactaTGATAGTTATAAAAG CGAGTTCCCTACCGAGGCAGACGCAGAAGAATTCACAGCGGCGGCCGTGGAGGTGGACGAGGACGAAGAAGAGGAGCGagaggaagatgaagaggaagTGGTGGTAGACCGGGATTACTATTACGACGGCTATAAAGATTACAACGAGGAGCCTCCGACAGAGCCGGGCGTTGAAAAATCTCTCTCCGAGAAGGAAATAATGAACGACGTGAAAA CTGTCTGCTCCCAGGAGGCGATGACAGGTCCCTGCCGGGCTGTGATGCCCCGTTGGTACTTCGACATATACAAGAGAAAGTGCGTTCGCTTTATATATGGAGGCTGCGGAGGCAACAGGAACAATTTTGAGTCAGAGGAGTATTGTATGGCGGTGTGTAAAAAGATGA TTCCTCCTACTCCTGTGCCTACTGACGATGTGGACGTCTACTTCGAAAACCCTGCAGATGACAATGAGCATGCCCGTTTCCTGAAAGCAAAGGAACAGCTAGAGGTTCGGCATCACAACCGCATGGACCAG GTTAAGAAGGAATGGGAAGAAGCAGAAAACCAAGCTAAGAATCTCCCAAAGGCAGAGAGGCAGACTCTCACTCAG CGATTCCAGGCCATGGTTAAATCGCTCGAGAAAGAAGCTGCCAGCGAGAAGCAGCAGCTGGTGGAGACTCACTTAGCCCGcgtagaagccatgctggatgaacGCCGCCGGATCGCTCTGGAAAACTACCTAGTTGCTCTGCAGACTGACCCCCCACGG CCCCATCGGATCCTCCAAGCCCTGAAGCGCTACGTCCGTGCCGAGAACAAAGACTGCCTGCACACAATTCGCCATTACCAGCACGTTTTGCAAGTTGACCCAGAAAAGGCTGCGCAGATGAAATCGCAG GTGATGACGCATCTCCATGTGATCGAAGAAAGGATGAATCAAAGTCTGTCCCTTCTCTACAAGGTACCTTATGTGGCTGAAGAAATCCAAAGTGAGATAG ATGAGCTGCTTCAACAGCAGCGGGATGACATGGACCACTTCACTTCTTCCATATCGGAATCCCCGGTGGACGTCCGGGTGAGTTCTGAAGAAAGTGAGGAGTCTCCCCTCTTTGATGGCAAGCCCTTCCGTCCGTTCCAGGTGAAAACGTTCCCGGCCTCATCTGAAAGTGAAG GGTCTGGCATGGCTGACCTTGACGGGCTGATTGGAGCGGAAGAGAAAGTGATCAACAGCAAGAGCAAGCTGGACGAGAATGTG GTAATTGATGAAACCCTTGATGTCAAGGAAATGATTTTCAATCCCGAGCGAGTCGGTGGACTAGTGGAGGAGCCG GAAAGTGACAGTTCTCTGCGTGACGACTTCAGCTTCAGCAGCAGCGCTCTTATTGGCCTTCTGGTGATAGCGGTTGCCATAGCCACGGTGATAGTCATCAGCTTGGTGATGCTGAGGAAGAGGCAATATGGAACCATCAGCCATGGAATCGTAGAG GTGGATCCAATGCTCACCCCAGAGGAACGGCATCTGAACAAGATGCAGAACCACGGCTACGAGAACCCGACATACAAATACTTGGAGCAGATGCAGATTTAA
- the APLP2 gene encoding amyloid beta precursor like protein 2 isoform X5, protein MFCGKLNMHVNIQTGKWEPDTAGTKSCFGTKEEVLQYCQEIYPELQITNVVEANQPVSIENWCKKGRKQCKGHTHIVVPFKCLVGEFVSDVLLVPEKCRFFHRERMDVCKSHQYWHTVAKEACLTEGMILHSYGMLLPCGVDQFHGTEYVCCPQSKIVDEALSKEEEEDEEEEENYDSYKSEFPTEADAEEFTAAAVEVDEDEEEEREEDEEEVVVDRDYYYDGYKDYNEEPPTEPGVEKSLSEKEIMNDVKIPPTPVPTDDVDVYFENPADDNEHARFLKAKEQLEVRHHNRMDQVKKEWEEAENQAKNLPKAERQTLTQRFQAMVKSLEKEAASEKQQLVETHLARVEAMLDERRRIALENYLVALQTDPPRPHRILQALKRYVRAENKDCLHTIRHYQHVLQVDPEKAAQMKSQVMTHLHVIEERMNQSLSLLYKVPYVAEEIQSEIDELLQQQRDDMDHFTSSISESPVDVRVSSEESEESPLFDGKPFRPFQVKTFPASSESEDSQPDLYHPMKKGSGMADLDGLIGAEEKVINSKSKLDENVESDSSLRDDFSFSSSALIGLLVIAVAIATVIVISLVMLRKRQYGTISHGIVEVDPMLTPEERHLNKMQNHGYENPTYKYLEQMQI, encoded by the exons ATGTTCTGTGGAAAGCTGAATATGCACGTGAATATCCAGACTGGGAAATGGGAGCCAGATACTGCAGGGACCAAGAGCTGCTTTGGAACAAAAGAAGAGGTTCTGCAGTACTGCCAGGAG ATCTATCCAGAGCTTCAGATTACGAACGTGGTGGAAGCAAACCAACCTGTCAGCATTGAGAACTGGTGCAAAAAGGGCCGGAAGCAATGCAAGGGCCATACTCATATTGTCGTTCCCTTCAAGTGTCTTG tgGGCGAGTTTGTCAGCGACGTCCTCCTGGTTCCAGAGAAGTGCCGGTTCTTCCACAGGGAGCGGATGGATGTGTGCAAAAGTCACCAGTACTGGCACACTGTGGCAAAAGAG GCTTGCTTAACCGAGGGGATGATCCTGCACAGCTACGGCATGCTGCTACCTTGTGGAGTAGACCAGTTCCATGGCACAGAGTATGTGTGTTGCCCGCAGTCCAAAATTGTGGATGAAGCACTttccaaagaggaggaggaagatgaagaagaggaagaaaactaTGATAGTTATAAAAG CGAGTTCCCTACCGAGGCAGACGCAGAAGAATTCACAGCGGCGGCCGTGGAGGTGGACGAGGACGAAGAAGAGGAGCGagaggaagatgaagaggaagTGGTGGTAGACCGGGATTACTATTACGACGGCTATAAAGATTACAACGAGGAGCCTCCGACAGAGCCGGGCGTTGAAAAATCTCTCTCCGAGAAGGAAATAATGAACGACGTGAAAA TTCCTCCTACTCCTGTGCCTACTGACGATGTGGACGTCTACTTCGAAAACCCTGCAGATGACAATGAGCATGCCCGTTTCCTGAAAGCAAAGGAACAGCTAGAGGTTCGGCATCACAACCGCATGGACCAG GTTAAGAAGGAATGGGAAGAAGCAGAAAACCAAGCTAAGAATCTCCCAAAGGCAGAGAGGCAGACTCTCACTCAG CGATTCCAGGCCATGGTTAAATCGCTCGAGAAAGAAGCTGCCAGCGAGAAGCAGCAGCTGGTGGAGACTCACTTAGCCCGcgtagaagccatgctggatgaacGCCGCCGGATCGCTCTGGAAAACTACCTAGTTGCTCTGCAGACTGACCCCCCACGG CCCCATCGGATCCTCCAAGCCCTGAAGCGCTACGTCCGTGCCGAGAACAAAGACTGCCTGCACACAATTCGCCATTACCAGCACGTTTTGCAAGTTGACCCAGAAAAGGCTGCGCAGATGAAATCGCAG GTGATGACGCATCTCCATGTGATCGAAGAAAGGATGAATCAAAGTCTGTCCCTTCTCTACAAGGTACCTTATGTGGCTGAAGAAATCCAAAGTGAGATAG ATGAGCTGCTTCAACAGCAGCGGGATGACATGGACCACTTCACTTCTTCCATATCGGAATCCCCGGTGGACGTCCGGGTGAGTTCTGAAGAAAGTGAGGAGTCTCCCCTCTTTGATGGCAAGCCCTTCCGTCCGTTCCAGGTGAAAACGTTCCCGGCCTCATCTGAAAGTGAAG ATTCTCAGCCGGACTTGTACCATCCAATGAAAAAAG GGTCTGGCATGGCTGACCTTGACGGGCTGATTGGAGCGGAAGAGAAAGTGATCAACAGCAAGAGCAAGCTGGACGAGAATGTG GAAAGTGACAGTTCTCTGCGTGACGACTTCAGCTTCAGCAGCAGCGCTCTTATTGGCCTTCTGGTGATAGCGGTTGCCATAGCCACGGTGATAGTCATCAGCTTGGTGATGCTGAGGAAGAGGCAATATGGAACCATCAGCCATGGAATCGTAGAG GTGGATCCAATGCTCACCCCAGAGGAACGGCATCTGAACAAGATGCAGAACCACGGCTACGAGAACCCGACATACAAATACTTGGAGCAGATGCAGATTTAA